The nucleotide sequence TCGGCTCTTTCCCATTCCATGAGATTAAATTGATTTCCTTTGTGTAGCCGCTGTCGCTTGCCGACAACACGGCGATTTCCTTTACCATCTTGTACTGGATTTCTTGTAAGCGCTCAATAATCCTACGAATGGACAAAATAAAACAGCCCCTACATAATGGACTGTAGGAACTGCAAGCATTTTACTCTACATTGTACCAGAACATCTGCCAATAACCTCCGGATTCCATGGGGCCAGCCTGGATAGTTCGCTGTCCGCCATCCTGGTCTCCGGCAGATGCTCAGGCAGATATTTCAGATATTTATAAATATTCAGGTTATGGGCTTTGGCCATCTCAACCATGGTATAAACCATGGCACTGGCATCCGCACCTTTGGGGGTATCGCTGAACAGCCAGTTGCGGCGGCCTGCCGTGAACGGACGGATTGAATTCTCACTCAGATTGTTAGAAAAGCTGCACCTGCCGTCCTCAAGGTATGTCATGAACTGCTCTCTGTGATTTTGGGCATAGTTCACCGCTTTCTCAAAGCGCGTCCCTTTTTTCGGGGACTGCTGTGAGACCCATTCCCAGAAAGCGTCCGGCACTGGCATCTCTTTCTGGATCCGGTATTCTTTCCGCTGCTCGTGGCTGTGTCCTTTCTCATGGGACTGACGTTCATACTCGAACAGCTTGTTGCAGTACTGCACCCCCTGGGCGGCAGGATTGCCGTAATCCAGCTCCTTCCCTTTCGGAACTGCCTCCACAAAGTACCTGCGCAGGTGCGCCCAGCAGCAGCACCGCTTCACATCCGGCAGGCCATTGTAGCCCTGGTAGCAGTCCGTCTCCAGATAGCCCTTGAAACCTTTTAAGAAGTCTGCCGCATTCAACCCTGCCCTGGTCTGCGTATACCGGTAGAGGATGATGGGCGGCAGGCCGTCCTCCCCGGTCCGGAACAGCCACATGAACGAGTCTGTCTCCGCATTCCGCTCCGGTTCCTTCAGCACCTGGACTCTTGTCTCATCTGCCATCAGGAACTGCCTCTTTATAAGTTCCCGGCGGAAATAGCCATACAGCAGAGAAAAATAATTCCCGGCGCAGTACAGGATCCAGTTTGCAAGCGTCGCCCTGCTCAGGATGACGCCCATCTGTTTCCAGTCCTGCTCCTGGCGGTACAGGGGCATGGAATTGGCATATTTCTGGTACATCGTCCATGCAACGACGGATGCGGACGCATAGCTGTGGGGGATCAGCGCCTCCGGCACATGAGCCCTGGCGAACCTTACGGCTTCCGCCATTGCCGGGGCCGTGGAACATACCGGACACTTTGCCGTCTCCCGGTAGATATTGACTACTTCGCCCCTGGCAGGGGTGAAACGGAATTCCCGACGGACAAACTCCTTCCCGATGGCTTCCATTTCCGCTCCGCATTCCGCACAGTATCTCTGTTTTTCGGAAAGGGGGATGACCTCATCCCTCGCAGGCACACCCTTAAAGATATCCGCATGGGTGCTCTTTGCCCTGCGGGCATGTTCTCTGACAATGCCTTCTTCCGCCTGTTCCCCTGCGGGGGATGCCTCCTGTTCAGCCTCATTGAAAAGGCTGAGCTGTCCTTCCACATTTTCAGACTTTTCACTGGATGTGCCGAAGAGTTTTTTCGTAAGATAATCGACCTTTTCATTCAGGACCGCCATTGCTTCATTATCAGAAGCAATGGTCTGGCGCAGGGAATCGATAAGCTCATTCTGGCTTCTGATTGTCATATTCAGTTGGCTGATCGTGTCCTTATACTCCATGATTCTGGAGTCCTTCGGGTCTTTTGCCATCTATCCCTGCCTCCTCTTCTGATGCTTTTATTGTACCATGGAAAGCATCTGGAGTGAAGCCTGGCAGACCTTGTTTTTCGGGATATTCAGCTTTTTTTGAGAAACCCGCCGGTGCTGTCAGGAGGCTTTGGGCGGAGGGATATCCCGCTCATTTTCAGGCGGCCTGAACGCTTTGGGCTGTTCTATCTCCAGTCCTGACATGAGCCAGTCGAACTGCTTCCAGGAAATGCCCCTTGCCTCCTGGGAGTCCCTGGGCCACCGGAAGCGCCCCTGCGCCTCCATCCTCTTATAAAGGAGCAGGAACCCGTCACCTTCCCATAAAAGGGCCTTGATCCTGTCACAGCGTTTCCCGCAGAAAAGGTACAGGGCGCTGCGGCGGGGATCCATGTGGAGCTTTTCCTGCACGATCCCGCAGAGGCCGTCGATGGAACGCCTCATATCCGTGTAGCCGCAGACGATATAGATTTCGTCCGCAGCTGAAATGTCTCCTGACATGATCCGCCTCCGATCAGGCGGACGGTTTCTCTCAGCAGCGCCGGATCTGTCCCGTTGGGGATGCGCAGTACCATACCGGCTACGGATAGTTCCATGGCCGGAACCGGGAATGCCGGATACGCAGTCTCCAAAAGGGGCGGGGAGACATCCCGGCCCTGCCGGATGTCAGGCTCTATCCTGACGATTTCCTGTTTTGTGCTTACACGCTGGCTGTGAACTGGCTCCGGTATGTCCTGATATCCTTTCTGGCGGAGCCTGCGCACCCAGCCGTAGAATGTGCCTGGGCAGATGCCTTTCTCCCTGCACCACTGGTGGTCCGTCAGGCCGCTGGAGCGGCATTCCATGACCAGACGGTACTGCTCTTTCGCTTTGACTGGCTTTGCTGGCATATATTGAACCTCCATAGGTATAGTGAAATGCTTGCGTTTGCAGAACTCTGGCACAATGCATAGGGTAAGATGCCTGCATTTCCACTATCCATTATGAAGCCGAATTAGTGTCTGCTGATTAAGCAAATATTTGCAACTTCCAACTCTTACATCTGCTCCAGTTACACCAAAATCGGATCAGATACAAAAGAGCATAAAGTATTCGCCTCTGAATCTTGAATAGATTCATCACAAATACAGATAATGCGACAGAAGTTAACTGCGTTTCCTCCAGCTTGGTGGTAATACAGTCCATGCCATAGCAGCGTTTGCTTAAGCTAAAAGTACGTTCCACTTCGATTCTGTCAGTATTATCCTGATACTCTTGTTTTTTATCAACTTTTACTGCAGCACTTGGTCTGCCCAGTTTTGGTCCTGACAGACGGATCCCATGCTCTTTGCAATAACTCCTGTTTTCTCTGGTCCGGTATATCTGATCTGCCAGCACACGTTTCGGATAATAACCGGTGCGTTCCTTGAAGCGTTCTACCGCTTCAATCAGGCAGGTGCTCTCGTTATATGCTTCAAACGATATTTTTTCGATGCGTCCGTATCCTTCACTGTCAAGGCTTAGATCAAACTTTGCACCAAATTCAACTGGGGCTTTTACTTTCCCCCTGACAATAGGACGAAGCCATGGCTGCGAGATGCTTACGATACGATGTTCCACTGAGTGTACTTTGTTATCGTACATGTACTTCTGCTGCTCGTACAGCGTGATGATAGTCAGATACAAACTAATTTCTTTATCTGTCATCGCATATCCGTCGCTCATGAACTTTTCCAGATATCCGATGTCTCTTGCAACGTAACCAAGCTGTTTGCGCAGTGCCTTCCTGATTTTCTTTGCACTATGTTTTTTACTTTTGGCAAATGAAAGATAATCTTTTCTGGCACGTCTTCTATAGCGTCTTGGCAGTGGAAGACCATAGGATTTGCAAAAACGGTAAATGATGGTTTCCAGTTTCTCCCTTGCTTCGTTCAGGAGTGAAATATCCTGGGGATAACGGATGTCTGCCGGTGCACAGGTTGCGTCCAGTGTCA is from Lachnospiraceae bacterium JLR.KK002 and encodes:
- a CDS encoding IS66 family transposase, yielding MAKDPKDSRIMEYKDTISQLNMTIRSQNELIDSLRQTIASDNEAMAVLNEKVDYLTKKLFGTSSEKSENVEGQLSLFNEAEQEASPAGEQAEEGIVREHARRAKSTHADIFKGVPARDEVIPLSEKQRYCAECGAEMEAIGKEFVRREFRFTPARGEVVNIYRETAKCPVCSTAPAMAEAVRFARAHVPEALIPHSYASASVVAWTMYQKYANSMPLYRQEQDWKQMGVILSRATLANWILYCAGNYFSLLYGYFRRELIKRQFLMADETRVQVLKEPERNAETDSFMWLFRTGEDGLPPIILYRYTQTRAGLNAADFLKGFKGYLETDCYQGYNGLPDVKRCCCWAHLRRYFVEAVPKGKELDYGNPAAQGVQYCNKLFEYERQSHEKGHSHEQRKEYRIQKEMPVPDAFWEWVSQQSPKKGTRFEKAVNYAQNHREQFMTYLEDGRCSFSNNLSENSIRPFTAGRRNWLFSDTPKGADASAMVYTMVEMAKAHNLNIYKYLKYLPEHLPETRMADSELSRLAPWNPEVIGRCSGTM
- the tnpB gene encoding IS66 family insertion sequence element accessory protein TnpB (TnpB, as the term is used for proteins encoded by IS66 family insertion elements, is considered an accessory protein, since TnpC, encoded by a neighboring gene, is a DDE family transposase.); translation: MSGDISAADEIYIVCGYTDMRRSIDGLCGIVQEKLHMDPRRSALYLFCGKRCDRIKALLWEGDGFLLLYKRMEAQGRFRWPRDSQEARGISWKQFDWLMSGLEIEQPKAFRPPENERDIPPPKAS
- a CDS encoding IS66 family insertion sequence element accessory protein TnpB, whose product is MPAKPVKAKEQYRLVMECRSSGLTDHQWCREKGICPGTFYGWVRRLRQKGYQDIPEPVHSQRVSTKQEIVRIEPDIRQGRDVSPPLLETAYPAFPVPAMELSVAGMVLRIPNGTDPALLRETVRLIGGGSCQETFQLRTKSISSAATRI
- a CDS encoding IS5 family transposase — encoded protein: MYKPINKLHHSFLDFNQPMGLHMNSDNRWIKLADRIPWDEFEVKYARLFPSGTGNVAKPFRMALGALIIQTKFQYSDRELVEQITENPYLQYFIGLPGYQEEAPFDASTLVLFRKRISAEMLMEVNEYLLAHKDDDNNTPPSSGNSGDNDALKEDTNKGTLTLDATCAPADIRYPQDISLLNEAREKLETIIYRFCKSYGLPLPRRYRRRARKDYLSFAKSKKHSAKKIRKALRKQLGYVARDIGYLEKFMSDGYAMTDKEISLYLTIITLYEQQKYMYDNKVHSVEHRIVSISQPWLRPIVRGKVKAPVEFGAKFDLSLDSEGYGRIEKISFEAYNESTCLIEAVERFKERTGYYPKRVLADQIYRTRENRSYCKEHGIRLSGPKLGRPSAAVKVDKKQEYQDNTDRIEVERTFSLSKRCYGMDCITTKLEETQLTSVALSVFVMNLFKIQRRILYALLYLIRFWCNWSRCKSWKLQIFA